GGACCGAGCGTGAGCAAGAAGGCGACCGTCTACGACGTCGCTGAGCGCGCCGGGGTGTCGATCGCGACGGTCTCGCGAGTGCTGCGGCAGCCGGATGCGGTGCGCCCGGCCACCCGGGAGCGCGTGCTCGACTCGGTGACCGCCCTCGGCTACGTTCCCAGCGGCAGCGCCCGAGGACTCGCCGAGCGCCGCACCGGCGTGCTCGGACTCTACTTCCCCGGATTCGACGCCTCGGAGGATGCGCCCGACCTCGACGTGCTGGCAGACGGGCGGGCCGAGCGGCCGCCGTTCACGATCGAGCAGGCGTCATCGGACGCCGGTGCTCCGCATCCGACCATGCTGTTCCTCGACGAGGTGCTGCGCGGCGCCGAGCTCGAGGCCTGGAAGCAGGGCTTCGTCCTGATGATCGGCGTCGGCCGCGATGATCCCGGCCGCGAGACCGCGCGCGACATCGCGGGTCGTGTCGACGGGCTCATGGTGCTCGCCCAGAGTGTGCCGGATGACGTGCTCGCCCGCCTCGCCCGGCGGATCCCGGTCGTGGTCCTGTCCGGTCCCGCCCGCGGCGACACATACGATCACGTGACCGTCAGCAACGCGGAGGCGATGGCGGAGCTGACCCGGCTGGTGCTCGCGCAGGCGGACGAGGGAACACTGGCCTTCATCGCAGGTCCAGAGGACTCGCCGGACGGCGCGCAGCGCTGGGACGGGTTCGCTGCGGCCATCGCGGATGCCGGCGTCGCGATCGAGGATGTGACGGTGCTGCGCGGTGACTTCACCCGGGCGTCGGGGCGACGCGCCGCCGAGGAGCTGATCGAGCGCGGTGTCCCGACGGCGCTGGTCGCGGCCAACGACCAGATGGCGCTCGGGGCGATCGACGCGTTCCGCTCGGCCGGCATCCGCGTCCCGGATGATGTGCGCGTCACCGGCTTCGACGGGATCGAGGCGGGGGCGCTGTCGCGTCCGGCCCTCACCACGGTGCGTCAGCCGATGATCGACCTTGGCCGTGCGGCGGTCCAGCTCCTCGCGCGTCGCCTGGAGCGACCGGATGCCGCGCCGATGACCGTGCGACTGCCGCTGCAGATCCTCGTGCGCGAGAGCTCGCAGCGCCCCGCCGGAGACTGACGTTCAGACGCGGTCGTGCAGCGTGATGCGGTAGCTGTCGGGGTCGGCGAAGGTGAACGTGCGGCCGAACGGGCCGTCGATCGGCTCGGCGACGATCGTGTGGCCGTCGGCCGCAAGCGCGTCGTGGATCGCCTGGACGTCTGTCGCATGCAGCCAGATCGCCGCACCGATCCCCGGCTGCTCCACGGCGTCGATCTCGGTGCCGGGCGCGAGGTCGCGGAGCGCGAAGGCGATCGGTGTGGTCTCGAAGACCACGGCGTGCGGCGGGCCGGCGGGAGAGCGCACGAGTCCGAGGTACTGCTCGTAGAACGACTGGGCGGAGGGCAGATCGCGGACCTGGAGGGAGACGAAGTCGGGGCCGGTGACGGGCATGATGCTCTTTCCTGTTCGATGTCAGTTATCTGACATGCTGGGATCGTATGTCAGAATACTGACATGAGTCAAGACGGCATCGATCTGGACACGTCGCTGGGGTACCTCGTCAAGGAGGCCTCCAGCGCGCTGCGGTCGGCGATGGAGGAGGTCCTGCGTCCGCTCGGGATGACCATCACGCACTATTCCTGCCTCGAGCTGCTGGCCCAGCGGCCGGGGCTCTCCAATTCGGAGCTCGCACGGGGTGCGTTCGTCACGAGGCAGTCGATGAACGTGCTGCTGCAGGCACTGGAGCGGAACGGGTTCGTCTCCAGGCCCGCCGAGCCGCCCCTGGGCAAGGTGCTTCCGACCAGCCTCACGGCGAAGGGGCGACGGGAGCTCGCGGCCGCCACCGCCGCTGTCCGAGGAGTGGAGCGGCGGATGTTGGAGGGCATGACCCTCGCTGAGCAGGACGCCGCCCGTCGCGCGCTGCGCAGCATGGTCCGGGCCCTACGCCCCGCGCGCTGAGCGGGCGCCGGGCGTGATAACGCGGCCGAGAGGGGGTTGCGGTCGCAAAATGTATGCGCTTACAATTGCAGGAGCGGCTTCGGCCGCGGGGCGCCCCGACCCGCGGGACACCCTTCATGACACAGACGACATGAGGTGGCAGTGTGGCGAAGACGCACATGCTCCGGCGCTGGCGGAGAGCCGCGATCGTGGGACTGGCGGCAGCAGCCGTGGTCCTCAGCGGTTGCAGCATCCAGATCAGTTCGCAGCCCGATCCATCGATCGGCGACGACACGATGCTCATCAATGCGGACAAGGGGAACCCGTTCTTCACGCGAAACTTCAACCCGTACCTGACGAACACGCGTACGGCGTCGCGGTGGATCTACGAGCCGCTGATCCTGGTGAACCCGCTCGACGGAACCCAGAACCCCTGGCTCGCGACGGAGTGGTCGCAGCCGGACGCCCGCACGATCGTGATGACGATCCGCGACGACGTCGAGTGGAGCGACGGCGAGAAGCTGACGCCCGATGACGTGGCGTTCACCTTCCAGCTGCTGAAGGACAACCCCTCGCTCGACATCAAGGGCGCCTGGCAGCACCTCGAGACCGTCGAGACCGACGGGAATGACGTCATCATGCACCTGCAGACCGACGATGCCCCCTCGCTTCCGATCCTCGGCCAGACCATGATCGTGCCGGAGCATCTGTGGTCCGACGTGAAGGACCCCGGCACCTTCCGCAACGAGAACCCGGTCGGCACCGGTCCGTTCGTGCTGGGCAACTACAACGACCAGCAGTACTCGATGGACAAGAACCCCGACTACTGGCAGGCCGACAAGATCGAGATCGAGCACATCATCCTGCCGTCGACCAACTCGCAGCTCGACACCGTCACCCGCGGCTACG
This genomic interval from Microbacterium hydrocarbonoxydans contains the following:
- a CDS encoding LacI family DNA-binding transcriptional regulator; translated protein: MSKKATVYDVAERAGVSIATVSRVLRQPDAVRPATRERVLDSVTALGYVPSGSARGLAERRTGVLGLYFPGFDASEDAPDLDVLADGRAERPPFTIEQASSDAGAPHPTMLFLDEVLRGAELEAWKQGFVLMIGVGRDDPGRETARDIAGRVDGLMVLAQSVPDDVLARLARRIPVVVLSGPARGDTYDHVTVSNAEAMAELTRLVLAQADEGTLAFIAGPEDSPDGAQRWDGFAAAIADAGVAIEDVTVLRGDFTRASGRRAAEELIERGVPTALVAANDQMALGAIDAFRSAGIRVPDDVRVTGFDGIEAGALSRPALTTVRQPMIDLGRAAVQLLARRLERPDAAPMTVRLPLQILVRESSQRPAGD
- a CDS encoding VOC family protein, with protein sequence MPVTGPDFVSLQVRDLPSAQSFYEQYLGLVRSPAGPPHAVVFETTPIAFALRDLAPGTEIDAVEQPGIGAAIWLHATDVQAIHDALAADGHTIVAEPIDGPFGRTFTFADPDSYRITLHDRV
- a CDS encoding MarR family winged helix-turn-helix transcriptional regulator, with protein sequence MSQDGIDLDTSLGYLVKEASSALRSAMEEVLRPLGMTITHYSCLELLAQRPGLSNSELARGAFVTRQSMNVLLQALERNGFVSRPAEPPLGKVLPTSLTAKGRRELAAATAAVRGVERRMLEGMTLAEQDAARRALRSMVRALRPAR